A genomic region of Canis aureus isolate CA01 chromosome 16, VMU_Caureus_v.1.0, whole genome shotgun sequence contains the following coding sequences:
- the PGS1 gene encoding CDP-diacylglycerol--glycerol-3-phosphate 3-phosphatidyltransferase, mitochondrial isoform X7, which translates to MAAAAAAAAGPVLWRRLLGLLPGRPGLAALLGRLSDRLGRNRDRRRRRSPWLLLAPLLSPAVPQVTSPPCCLCPEGVHRFQWIRNLVPEFGVSSSHVRVLASPAEFFELMKGQIKVAKRRVVMASLYLGTGPLEQELVDCLENTLEKSLQAKFPSDLKVSILLDFTRGSRGRKNSRTMLLPLLQRFPEQVRVSLFHTPNLRGLLRLLIPERFNETIGLQHIKVYLFDNNIILSGANLSDSYFTNRQDRYVFLQDCPEIADFFTELVDAVGDVSLQLQGDDTVQVVEGMVHPYKGDRAAYCRAANKRVMDVINSARARQQVLHAQTFHGDSLLTQEDAAAAGDRRPAPDTWIYPLIQMKPFEIQIDEIVTETLLTEAERGAKVYLTTGYFNLTQAYMDLVLGTRAEYQILLASPEVNGFFGAKGVAGAIPAAYVHIERQFYREVCSLGQQERVQLQEYWRRGWTFHAKGAGAALPTLRCGVLLHLRAAESAGEVVGEDGDSAD; encoded by the exons GTCGCCATGGCTGCTGTTGGCTCCTCTGCTGTCCCCGGCTGTCCCCCAGGTCACCTCCCCTCCTTGCTGCCTGTGTCCAGAGGGCGTGCACAGGTTCCAGTGGATCCGGAACCTGGTCCCAGAGTTCGGGGTCTCCAGTTCCCACGTCAGGGTGCTTGCTTCCCCGGCAGAGTTTTTTGAGCTTATGAAG GGCCAGATCAAAGTGGCCAAGAGACGGGTGGTGATGGCATCTCTCTATCTGGGGACAGGTCCTTTGGAACAGGAACTG GTAGATTGTCTGGAAAACACTCTGGAAAAGTCACTCCAAGCCAAGTTCCCTTCAGACCTCAAGGTGTCCATCCTCTTGGACTTCACACGGGGCTCAAGAG GTAGGAAGAACTCCCGCACAATGCTGCTCCCGCTGTTACAGAGGTTTCCAGAACAGGTCCGCGTCTCTCTCTTCCACACTCCTAACCTCCGTGGTCTCCTCCGGCTCCTGATCCCTGAGCGCTTCAATGAGACCATTGGCCTGCAGCACATTAAAGTGTACCTCTTTGACAACAATATCATCTTGAGTGG TGCGAACCTGAGCGACTCCTACTTCACCAACCGCCAGGACCGCTACGTGTTCTTGCAGGACTGTCCCGAGATTGCAGACTTCTTCACGGAGCTGGTGGACGCAGTGGGGGATGTATCCCTGCAGTTGCAGGGGGATGACACAGTGCAGGTGGTGGAGGGGATGGTGCATCCTTACAAAG GTGACCGGGCCGCGTACTGCAGGGCGGCCAACAAGAGGGTTATGGATGTGATAAACTCAGCTCGGGCCCGCCAGCAAGTGTTGCACGCCCAGACCTTCCATGGCGACTCCCTTTTGACTCAGGAGGACGCGGCAGCTGCTGGGGACCGGAGACCAGCCCCCGATACCTGGATTTACCCGTTGATCCAGATGAAGCCCTTTGAGATCCAGATTGACGAGATTGTCACTGAGACCCTGCTGACAGAGGCTGAGCGGGGCGCCAAGGTCTACCTCACCACTGGCTACTTCAATCTGACCCAGGCCTACATGGACCTGGTCTTGGGCACGCGGGCTGAGTACCAGATCCTGCTGGCCTCCCCAGAGGTGAACGGCTTCTTCGGGGCCAAGGGGGTGGCGGGGGCCATCCCAGCCGCCTATGTGCACATTGAGCGGCAGTTCTACAGGGAGGTGTGCAGCCTGGGCCAGCAGGAGCGGGTCCAGCTGCAGGAGTACTGGCGGAGGGGCTGGACATTCCATGCCAAAG GAGCAGGAGCAGCTCTACCTACGCTCAGGTGTGGTGTCCTCCTCCACCTTCGAGCAGCCGAGTCGGCAGGTGAAGTTGTGGGTGAAGATGGTGACTCCGCTGATTAA
- the PGS1 gene encoding CDP-diacylglycerol--glycerol-3-phosphate 3-phosphatidyltransferase, mitochondrial isoform X5, with protein sequence MAAAAAAAAGPVLWRRLLGLLPGRPGLAALLGRLSDRLGRNRDRRRRRSPWLLLAPLLSPAVPQVTSPPCCLCPEGVHRFQWIRNLVPEFGVSSSHVRVLASPAEFFELMKGQIKVAKRRVVMASLYLGTGPLEQELVDCLENTLEKSLQAKFPSDLKVSILLDFTRGSRGRKNSRTMLLPLLQRFPEQVRVSLFHTPNLRGLLRLLIPERFNETIGLQHIKVYLFDNNIILSGANLSDSYFTNRQDRYVFLQDCPEIADFFTELVDAVGDVSLQLQGDDTVQVVEGMVHPYKGDRAAYCRAANKRVMDVINSARARQQVLHAQTFHGDSLLTQEDAAAAGDRRPAPDTWIYPLIQMKPFEIQIDEIVTETLLTEAERGAKVYLTTGYFNLTQAYMDLVLGTRAEYQILLASPEVNGFFGAKGVAGAIPAAYVHIERQFYREVCSLGQQERVQLQEYWRRGWTFHAKGSTWNFCGWEEVSSPGPGGPDRHSDGEPGPAAATSPGAGAALPTLRCGVLLHLRAAESAGEVVGEDGDSAD encoded by the exons GTCGCCATGGCTGCTGTTGGCTCCTCTGCTGTCCCCGGCTGTCCCCCAGGTCACCTCCCCTCCTTGCTGCCTGTGTCCAGAGGGCGTGCACAGGTTCCAGTGGATCCGGAACCTGGTCCCAGAGTTCGGGGTCTCCAGTTCCCACGTCAGGGTGCTTGCTTCCCCGGCAGAGTTTTTTGAGCTTATGAAG GGCCAGATCAAAGTGGCCAAGAGACGGGTGGTGATGGCATCTCTCTATCTGGGGACAGGTCCTTTGGAACAGGAACTG GTAGATTGTCTGGAAAACACTCTGGAAAAGTCACTCCAAGCCAAGTTCCCTTCAGACCTCAAGGTGTCCATCCTCTTGGACTTCACACGGGGCTCAAGAG GTAGGAAGAACTCCCGCACAATGCTGCTCCCGCTGTTACAGAGGTTTCCAGAACAGGTCCGCGTCTCTCTCTTCCACACTCCTAACCTCCGTGGTCTCCTCCGGCTCCTGATCCCTGAGCGCTTCAATGAGACCATTGGCCTGCAGCACATTAAAGTGTACCTCTTTGACAACAATATCATCTTGAGTGG TGCGAACCTGAGCGACTCCTACTTCACCAACCGCCAGGACCGCTACGTGTTCTTGCAGGACTGTCCCGAGATTGCAGACTTCTTCACGGAGCTGGTGGACGCAGTGGGGGATGTATCCCTGCAGTTGCAGGGGGATGACACAGTGCAGGTGGTGGAGGGGATGGTGCATCCTTACAAAG GTGACCGGGCCGCGTACTGCAGGGCGGCCAACAAGAGGGTTATGGATGTGATAAACTCAGCTCGGGCCCGCCAGCAAGTGTTGCACGCCCAGACCTTCCATGGCGACTCCCTTTTGACTCAGGAGGACGCGGCAGCTGCTGGGGACCGGAGACCAGCCCCCGATACCTGGATTTACCCGTTGATCCAGATGAAGCCCTTTGAGATCCAGATTGACGAGATTGTCACTGAGACCCTGCTGACAGAGGCTGAGCGGGGCGCCAAGGTCTACCTCACCACTGGCTACTTCAATCTGACCCAGGCCTACATGGACCTGGTCTTGGGCACGCGGGCTGAGTACCAGATCCTGCTGGCCTCCCCAGAGGTGAACGGCTTCTTCGGGGCCAAGGGGGTGGCGGGGGCCATCCCAGCCGCCTATGTGCACATTGAGCGGCAGTTCTACAGGGAGGTGTGCAGCCTGGGCCAGCAGGAGCGGGTCCAGCTGCAGGAGTACTGGCGGAGGGGCTGGACATTCCATGCCAAAG GAAGCACGTGGAACTTCTGCGGGTGGGAGGAG GTCAGTTCACCGGGACCTGGAGGCCCAGATCGCCATAGTGACGGAGAGCCGGGCCCTGCAGCAGCAACTTCACCAG GAGCAGGAGCAGCTCTACCTACGCTCAGGTGTGGTGTCCTCCTCCACCTTCGAGCAGCCGAGTCGGCAGGTGAAGTTGTGGGTGAAGATGGTGACTCCGCTGATTAA
- the PGS1 gene encoding CDP-diacylglycerol--glycerol-3-phosphate 3-phosphatidyltransferase, mitochondrial isoform X2 encodes MAAAAAAAAGPVLWRRLLGLLPGRPGLAALLGRLSDRLGRNRDRRRRRSPWLLLAPLLSPAVPQVTSPPCCLCPEGVHRFQWIRNLVPEFGVSSSHVRVLASPAEFFELMKGQIKVAKRRVVMASLYLGTGPLEQELVDCLENTLEKSLQAKFPSDLKVSILLDFTRGSRGRKNSRTMLLPLLQRFPEQVRVSLFHTPNLRGLLRLLIPERFNETIGLQHIKVYLFDNNIILSGANLSDSYFTNRQDRYVFLQDCPEIADFFTELVDAVGDVSLQLQGDDTVQVVEGMVHPYKGDRAAYCRAANKRVMDVINSARARQQVLHAQTFHGDSLLTQEDAAAAGDRRPAPDTWIYPLIQMKPFEIQIDEIVTETLLTEAERGAKVYLTTGYFNLTQAYMDLVLGTRAEYQILLASPEVNGFFGAKGVAGAIPAAYVHIERQFYREVCSLGQQERVQLQEYWRRGWTFHAKELHADDLGGCFRKHVELLRVGGGLWLYLAGSSLPCLTLIGSPNFGYRSVHRDLEAQIAIVTESRALQQQLHQEQEQLYLRSGVVSSSTFEQPSRQVKLWVKMVTPLIKNFF; translated from the exons GTCGCCATGGCTGCTGTTGGCTCCTCTGCTGTCCCCGGCTGTCCCCCAGGTCACCTCCCCTCCTTGCTGCCTGTGTCCAGAGGGCGTGCACAGGTTCCAGTGGATCCGGAACCTGGTCCCAGAGTTCGGGGTCTCCAGTTCCCACGTCAGGGTGCTTGCTTCCCCGGCAGAGTTTTTTGAGCTTATGAAG GGCCAGATCAAAGTGGCCAAGAGACGGGTGGTGATGGCATCTCTCTATCTGGGGACAGGTCCTTTGGAACAGGAACTG GTAGATTGTCTGGAAAACACTCTGGAAAAGTCACTCCAAGCCAAGTTCCCTTCAGACCTCAAGGTGTCCATCCTCTTGGACTTCACACGGGGCTCAAGAG GTAGGAAGAACTCCCGCACAATGCTGCTCCCGCTGTTACAGAGGTTTCCAGAACAGGTCCGCGTCTCTCTCTTCCACACTCCTAACCTCCGTGGTCTCCTCCGGCTCCTGATCCCTGAGCGCTTCAATGAGACCATTGGCCTGCAGCACATTAAAGTGTACCTCTTTGACAACAATATCATCTTGAGTGG TGCGAACCTGAGCGACTCCTACTTCACCAACCGCCAGGACCGCTACGTGTTCTTGCAGGACTGTCCCGAGATTGCAGACTTCTTCACGGAGCTGGTGGACGCAGTGGGGGATGTATCCCTGCAGTTGCAGGGGGATGACACAGTGCAGGTGGTGGAGGGGATGGTGCATCCTTACAAAG GTGACCGGGCCGCGTACTGCAGGGCGGCCAACAAGAGGGTTATGGATGTGATAAACTCAGCTCGGGCCCGCCAGCAAGTGTTGCACGCCCAGACCTTCCATGGCGACTCCCTTTTGACTCAGGAGGACGCGGCAGCTGCTGGGGACCGGAGACCAGCCCCCGATACCTGGATTTACCCGTTGATCCAGATGAAGCCCTTTGAGATCCAGATTGACGAGATTGTCACTGAGACCCTGCTGACAGAGGCTGAGCGGGGCGCCAAGGTCTACCTCACCACTGGCTACTTCAATCTGACCCAGGCCTACATGGACCTGGTCTTGGGCACGCGGGCTGAGTACCAGATCCTGCTGGCCTCCCCAGAGGTGAACGGCTTCTTCGGGGCCAAGGGGGTGGCGGGGGCCATCCCAGCCGCCTATGTGCACATTGAGCGGCAGTTCTACAGGGAGGTGTGCAGCCTGGGCCAGCAGGAGCGGGTCCAGCTGCAGGAGTACTGGCGGAGGGGCTGGACATTCCATGCCAAAG AACTTCATGCCGATGACCTGGGTGGCTGTTTCAGGAAGCACGTGGAACTTCTGCGGGTGGGAGGAG GCCTCTGGTTGTACCTGGCAGGGAGCAGCCTGCCCTGTCTCACGTTGATTGGCTCTCCTAATTTTGGGTACAGGTCAGTTCACCGGGACCTGGAGGCCCAGATCGCCATAGTGACGGAGAGCCGGGCCCTGCAGCAGCAACTTCACCAG GAGCAGGAGCAGCTCTACCTACGCTCAGGTGTGGTGTCCTCCTCCACCTTCGAGCAGCCGAGTCGGCAGGTGAAGTTGTGGGTGAAGATGGTGACTCCGCTGATTAAGAACTTCTTCTGA
- the PGS1 gene encoding CDP-diacylglycerol--glycerol-3-phosphate 3-phosphatidyltransferase, mitochondrial isoform X4, giving the protein MAAAAAAAAGPVLWRRLLGLLPGRPGLAALLGRLSDRLGRNRDRRRRRSPWLLLAPLLSPAVPQVTSPPCCLCPEGVHRFQWIRNLVPEFGVSSSHVRVLASPAEFFELMKGQIKVAKRRVVMASLYLGTGPLEQELVDCLENTLEKSLQAKFPSDLKVSILLDFTRGSRGRKNSRTMLLPLLQRFPEQVRVSLFHTPNLRGLLRLLIPERFNETIGLQHIKVYLFDNNIILSGANLSDSYFTNRQDRYVFLQDCPEIADFFTELVDAVGDVSLQLQGDDTVQVVEGMVHPYKGDRAAYCRAANKRVMDVINSARARQQVLHAQTFHGDSLLTQEDAAAAGDRRPAPDTWIYPLIQMKPFEIQIDEIVTETLLTEAERGAKVYLTTGYFNLTQAYMDLVLGTRAEYQILLASPEVNGFFGAKGVAGAIPAAYVHIERQFYREVCSLGQQERVQLQEYWRRGWTFHAKGLWLYLAGSSLPCLTLIGSPNFGYRSVHRDLEAQIAIVTESRALQQQLHQEQEQLYLRSGVVSSSTFEQPSRQVKLWVKMVTPLIKNFF; this is encoded by the exons GTCGCCATGGCTGCTGTTGGCTCCTCTGCTGTCCCCGGCTGTCCCCCAGGTCACCTCCCCTCCTTGCTGCCTGTGTCCAGAGGGCGTGCACAGGTTCCAGTGGATCCGGAACCTGGTCCCAGAGTTCGGGGTCTCCAGTTCCCACGTCAGGGTGCTTGCTTCCCCGGCAGAGTTTTTTGAGCTTATGAAG GGCCAGATCAAAGTGGCCAAGAGACGGGTGGTGATGGCATCTCTCTATCTGGGGACAGGTCCTTTGGAACAGGAACTG GTAGATTGTCTGGAAAACACTCTGGAAAAGTCACTCCAAGCCAAGTTCCCTTCAGACCTCAAGGTGTCCATCCTCTTGGACTTCACACGGGGCTCAAGAG GTAGGAAGAACTCCCGCACAATGCTGCTCCCGCTGTTACAGAGGTTTCCAGAACAGGTCCGCGTCTCTCTCTTCCACACTCCTAACCTCCGTGGTCTCCTCCGGCTCCTGATCCCTGAGCGCTTCAATGAGACCATTGGCCTGCAGCACATTAAAGTGTACCTCTTTGACAACAATATCATCTTGAGTGG TGCGAACCTGAGCGACTCCTACTTCACCAACCGCCAGGACCGCTACGTGTTCTTGCAGGACTGTCCCGAGATTGCAGACTTCTTCACGGAGCTGGTGGACGCAGTGGGGGATGTATCCCTGCAGTTGCAGGGGGATGACACAGTGCAGGTGGTGGAGGGGATGGTGCATCCTTACAAAG GTGACCGGGCCGCGTACTGCAGGGCGGCCAACAAGAGGGTTATGGATGTGATAAACTCAGCTCGGGCCCGCCAGCAAGTGTTGCACGCCCAGACCTTCCATGGCGACTCCCTTTTGACTCAGGAGGACGCGGCAGCTGCTGGGGACCGGAGACCAGCCCCCGATACCTGGATTTACCCGTTGATCCAGATGAAGCCCTTTGAGATCCAGATTGACGAGATTGTCACTGAGACCCTGCTGACAGAGGCTGAGCGGGGCGCCAAGGTCTACCTCACCACTGGCTACTTCAATCTGACCCAGGCCTACATGGACCTGGTCTTGGGCACGCGGGCTGAGTACCAGATCCTGCTGGCCTCCCCAGAGGTGAACGGCTTCTTCGGGGCCAAGGGGGTGGCGGGGGCCATCCCAGCCGCCTATGTGCACATTGAGCGGCAGTTCTACAGGGAGGTGTGCAGCCTGGGCCAGCAGGAGCGGGTCCAGCTGCAGGAGTACTGGCGGAGGGGCTGGACATTCCATGCCAAAG GCCTCTGGTTGTACCTGGCAGGGAGCAGCCTGCCCTGTCTCACGTTGATTGGCTCTCCTAATTTTGGGTACAGGTCAGTTCACCGGGACCTGGAGGCCCAGATCGCCATAGTGACGGAGAGCCGGGCCCTGCAGCAGCAACTTCACCAG GAGCAGGAGCAGCTCTACCTACGCTCAGGTGTGGTGTCCTCCTCCACCTTCGAGCAGCCGAGTCGGCAGGTGAAGTTGTGGGTGAAGATGGTGACTCCGCTGATTAAGAACTTCTTCTGA
- the PGS1 gene encoding CDP-diacylglycerol--glycerol-3-phosphate 3-phosphatidyltransferase, mitochondrial isoform X10, which produces MAAAAAAAAGPVLWRRLLGLLPGRPGLAALLGRLSDRLGRNRDRRRRRSPWLLLAPLLSPAVPQVTSPPCCLCPEGVHRFQWIRNLVPEFGVSSSHVRVLASPAEFFELMKGQIKVAKRRVVMASLYLGTGPLEQELVDCLENTLEKSLQAKFPSDLKVSILLDFTRGSRGRKNSRTMLLPLLQRFPEQVRVSLFHTPNLRGLLRLLIPERFNETIGLQHIKVYLFDNNIILSGANLSDSYFTNRQDRYVFLQDCPEIADFFTELVDAVGDVSLQLQGDDTVQVVEGMVHPYKGDRAAYCRAANKRVMDVINSARARQQVLHAQTFHGDSLLTQEDAAAAGDRRPAPDTWIYPLIQMKPFEIQIDEIVTETLLTEAERGAKVYLTTGYFNLTQAYMDLVLGTRAEYQILLASPEVNGFFGAKGVAGAIPAAYVHIERQFYREVCSLGQQERVQLQEYWRRGWTFHAKGSTWNFCGWEEASGCTWQGAACPVSR; this is translated from the exons GTCGCCATGGCTGCTGTTGGCTCCTCTGCTGTCCCCGGCTGTCCCCCAGGTCACCTCCCCTCCTTGCTGCCTGTGTCCAGAGGGCGTGCACAGGTTCCAGTGGATCCGGAACCTGGTCCCAGAGTTCGGGGTCTCCAGTTCCCACGTCAGGGTGCTTGCTTCCCCGGCAGAGTTTTTTGAGCTTATGAAG GGCCAGATCAAAGTGGCCAAGAGACGGGTGGTGATGGCATCTCTCTATCTGGGGACAGGTCCTTTGGAACAGGAACTG GTAGATTGTCTGGAAAACACTCTGGAAAAGTCACTCCAAGCCAAGTTCCCTTCAGACCTCAAGGTGTCCATCCTCTTGGACTTCACACGGGGCTCAAGAG GTAGGAAGAACTCCCGCACAATGCTGCTCCCGCTGTTACAGAGGTTTCCAGAACAGGTCCGCGTCTCTCTCTTCCACACTCCTAACCTCCGTGGTCTCCTCCGGCTCCTGATCCCTGAGCGCTTCAATGAGACCATTGGCCTGCAGCACATTAAAGTGTACCTCTTTGACAACAATATCATCTTGAGTGG TGCGAACCTGAGCGACTCCTACTTCACCAACCGCCAGGACCGCTACGTGTTCTTGCAGGACTGTCCCGAGATTGCAGACTTCTTCACGGAGCTGGTGGACGCAGTGGGGGATGTATCCCTGCAGTTGCAGGGGGATGACACAGTGCAGGTGGTGGAGGGGATGGTGCATCCTTACAAAG GTGACCGGGCCGCGTACTGCAGGGCGGCCAACAAGAGGGTTATGGATGTGATAAACTCAGCTCGGGCCCGCCAGCAAGTGTTGCACGCCCAGACCTTCCATGGCGACTCCCTTTTGACTCAGGAGGACGCGGCAGCTGCTGGGGACCGGAGACCAGCCCCCGATACCTGGATTTACCCGTTGATCCAGATGAAGCCCTTTGAGATCCAGATTGACGAGATTGTCACTGAGACCCTGCTGACAGAGGCTGAGCGGGGCGCCAAGGTCTACCTCACCACTGGCTACTTCAATCTGACCCAGGCCTACATGGACCTGGTCTTGGGCACGCGGGCTGAGTACCAGATCCTGCTGGCCTCCCCAGAGGTGAACGGCTTCTTCGGGGCCAAGGGGGTGGCGGGGGCCATCCCAGCCGCCTATGTGCACATTGAGCGGCAGTTCTACAGGGAGGTGTGCAGCCTGGGCCAGCAGGAGCGGGTCCAGCTGCAGGAGTACTGGCGGAGGGGCTGGACATTCCATGCCAAAG GAAGCACGTGGAACTTCTGCGGGTGGGAGGAG GCCTCTGGTTGTACCTGGCAGGGAGCAGCCTGCCCTGTCTCACGTTGA